A genome region from Gouania willdenowi chromosome 9, fGouWil2.1, whole genome shotgun sequence includes the following:
- the LOC114470086 gene encoding protein BTG3-like, with protein MKSEIAAVVSFLKRLVKLKNKVEVEKMDLFAERLTVALQEKFEGHWVPEKPSKGQAYRCIRVNAFHKYDQELLRACSESGVHYGDLGLPWEITLWVDPGEVCGRYGEQNFHFSIATFSSDKDEMTSDYHSGSSDEGSTRSSPLTVTNRKCQTLNPDAPAWEPKKKLSGMVHKIP; from the exons ATGAAGAGCGAGATTGCAGCGGTGGTTTCCTTCTTGAAAAGGCTggtgaaattaaagaataaggtggaggtggagaaaatggatttgtttgctgaGAGGCTAACAGTGGCGCTGCAGGAGAAGTTTGAGGGACACTGGGTCCCTGAAAAGCCCAGCAAAGGCCAGGCGTACAG gtgcATCAGAGTGAACGCGTTCCACAAATATGACCAGGAGCTGCTGCGTGCCTGCAGTGAAAGTGGGGTTCACTACGGTGACCTGGGGCTGCCCTGGGAAATCACTCTTTGGGTGGATCCAGGAGAGGTTTGTGGCAG GTACGGAGAGCAGAATTTCCATTTCTCAATTGCCACATTTTCCTCCGATAAGGATGAGATGACATCAGACTATCACTCGGGTTCATCTGATGAGGGGAGCACACGTTCCTCCCCCCTCACCGTCACCAACAGGAAGTGCCAG ACGTTAAATCCAGATGCTCCAGCTTGGGAACCCAAAAAGAAGCTGTCAGGAATGGTTCATAAAATTCCATAG